A single Dermacentor variabilis isolate Ectoservices chromosome 9, ASM5094787v1, whole genome shotgun sequence DNA region contains:
- the LOC142592650 gene encoding uncharacterized protein LOC142592650 has protein sequence MSLDALSRTFEHVPGGIPSMSLEFDSYMHVATRAVQDHCPPRRRREAQVGDRAYKCRTCPLEFTQKAHLKIHRLTHIGEQPFKCASCPYVTADRCSLVTHVRTHTGEKPFMCKQCPYTCARKSHLASHMRTHTGEKQHKCAICPYASAWKINLTRHIHLCHGGAQLLPRDQLGEQQANVQR, from the coding sequence ATGTCACTTGATGCACTTTCGAGGACTTTTGAGCATGTGCCAGGAGGTATCCCAAGCATGTCTCTAGAATTTGACTCGTATATGCATGTTGCAACAAGAGCCGTCCAGGACCACTGCCCACCCAGGAGGCGGCGGGAGGCTCAAGTGGGCGATAGAGCGTACAAGTGTCGCACCTGCCCACTCGAATTCACACAGAAGGCGCATCTGAAGATACACAGGCTCACACACATAGGAGAACAGCCCTTTAAGTGTGCTTCATGCCCTTACGTGACGGCTGATAGATGTTCCCTGGTGACTCAcgtgcgcacccacacaggcgagaagccttTCATGTGCAAGCAATGCCCATACACATGTGCCAGGAAGAGCCACTTGGCATCGCACATGCGTACGCACACTGGTGAAAAGCAGCACAAGTGTGCCATATGCCCGTACGCATCTGCCTGGAAGATAAACTTGACACGCCACATACACTTGTGCCATGGCGGAGCGCAATTGCTGCCACGAGACCAGCTCGGTGAGCAGCAGGCGAATGTGCAGAGGTGA